CCACGCTGGGCCCATGGGGCCCGGCCAGATAGATGGTGGCTCCCTTCAATTTAGAGGCCTTGGCGTGCACGTAGCCATGCTCGATGGTGACCTTGGCCCCCAATTGCTCCACACCCTTCAGGTGAAGGTCGATGGGCCGGGCGCCGATGGCGCAGCCCCCGGGCAACGACACCTTGGCTTCACCCAAGCGGGCCAGGCAGGCCCCCAGGGAATAAATGGAAGCCCGCATGGTCTTGACCAGTTCATAAGGGGCCTCGTGCTTGTCGAACCCCTTGGGGTCGATATGCAGGCGGTGGTCCTCCAATTGGGCGGACGCGCCGAGCTTGCGGAGCACTTCGGCCATGGTCTTGATGTCGTTGAGGTAGGGGACGTTATGGAGGACGGAGGGGGATTGGCCCAGCAGGGCCGCGGTCATGACGGGCAGGGTGGCGTTCTTGGAGCCGCTGATCTCCACGGTCCCCTGGAGGGTCTTGCCGCCGCGGACGAGGATCTTTTGCATGGAACCCCCAACATCAATTTAACCACAGAGACACAGAGGGCGCAGAGTAAGGCCCATTTCGAAGAACCAGAAATAATCCCAAAAACAAAAAAGCCGTCTTATGGACGGCTCTTGAAAAACTCCGCGTTCTCCGCGTCTCCGTGGTGAACATGGTATTTGAAAAAATTAGGAAGCAGGAAATAAGCCGAGTTCCGTATCCCTTGTAAACAAATAAAAAAACCCCTAAAAAAAATCTCACATCGCCCTTGACAGGTTTTGGTCCTGTTCCACGAAGACCCTATGATAGGCCAATTCCGCTTGATTTTGCGAGATTTTCACGTAGGCCTGGCTGGTCGTGATGTCATCGTGCCCCAGTAATTTTTGAAGGATGTAGGGGTTGCCCTCCTTCTCGGCGTAGCGGCTGGCGAAGGTGTGCCGCAGGGAATGGATCGTGAAAGGCACGCCCGCAAGCCCCGCATGTTTCTTCGCCCGGTCAAAGAGCATTTGCACCCCGATGTCCGACATGGGCCGGTCCTGGCGGTTCTTGAAGGGCCTGAAAACGTACCGGCTTTCGAACAGTCCGTAATGATATCTGGAATGGCACCAAAGCACATATAAACCGGTCTTAACCTTCGGGTGCATGGGCATTCGGCGCCACTTGTCCCCCTTCCCCTTGACATCAAAATAACCCCCTTCCAATGAAATTTTGGCCCATTCCAGCGCCTGTATCTCGCCGCGGCGCAGACCCTCGTAAAGCCCCAAAAGGATCAGGCAACTGGCCCGGGAATCCATCAGGTCGGACCACTTCAAGCCTTTGACCAATTTAGCCTGGACCGCATCCGGAAGGGGCCGCGGGTTCCGTTGGGGTCGGCGAAGGCCCAAGGTCAGCAGGACGGGCGACGGGTCCTTGGGGATCGCCTCGATGGCATAGAGGTAGCCGTAAAAGCTCATGAGGGTGTAGGAGTAGCGGATCAAAGAGGCCCCGGAATAGCGCCCCTTCATGGCGTTGATGAACTGGGCCAGGTGAAGGGATCTGACCTCGCAGGGTTTCAACCTGCGGTCGGTCAGCCATCGGTGGAAAGTCAAGAGGGCCCGGCCATAGTTTTCGCGGGTGTTTTCGCAACGTCTTGTGGACAAAAATAAGGCATAAGGCTCAAGGCGTAGGATATCGAATAGGGTATAGTCAGCCATGTCGATCCTCGTTATTTGTTAAATAAAACGTTAAATAAGGGAACGACAATTTATAGTAATTTGACTGTCAGTCAAACTAAAATGGTTTTTACGCCACTTTTTGGGCGGTTTTTTGCGCCAGATAGAGACGCCAGACCCTAGTCCTGGTAGCCCCCTCGGGCGGGATGCCCTTGGCCTGGCTGGCCCAGAAGGCCGTCAGTTTGTCCTCGAATTGCCGTTGGATGAAGGGGTCGGGCAAGAACTCGCCCCAGAGGTACCAACCTTCCCCGCAAAGCACGGCCAGTTTGATCCGGGGAAAGCCGCAGATCCACATTTGGTACTGTAGCTGCAGTTTCACGTAGTCGCTGGTCTGGGTCACTCGGTTCCCTTCACAGCGCCAATACTTCCCCATGGCGCCCCAGTGGATCTTCTTGACCTCGAGGGGGCAGACGCCCCACTGGTCTTTGACCGCCCAGTCGAAAGAGGATCCGGCGCGGTAGTCGTCCCGTTGGGCGAACATCCAGGTTGGGAAAGGCTTGGCATCCCAGCCTTTCGCTCGGGCCACCCGTTGGGCGATCGAAGCCTCCAGGTCCAGACCCGCCTGCATGGCGGGGCTCACCCGGCGCTCGGGAAAAATGAGCGACTTCTTCTGGGCCCACAGCTGGGCGGCCGTCAGGTAGGGGTTGCACCCGAACAGGGCCGAGATCTCTGTGCTGGTCACCACCGCCTTGCGGCGTTCGAGCCAGTCGGCCTTGTCGAGACAGCGGATGATGCGGTAGGTCATTTAAGTCCTCTTTGGGCGCGCCATTTTTTCCGACGAAGTCGACGGTAATAAACAGATGGGGGGCAGAAGAAAAAAATGGGGAGGCCAGTTGAATAATTCACTTCAATGGGCCACGCCGGCCACATCCAAATGTCCATTATCGGCTCGGTAGAATGAAGGTATCGAACATAAAGCCTTTTTAATAATCGTCTCACTTGATCCCCCTCTTGGCCCTGGCGGCCATCATCTTGTCGGCATAGTCGGCGGCCAAGGCGGCCGAAGCCTGGGGCCCGGGGAATTGGTCCGGGTGTCCCTTGAGTATCTGCGTCAACACCAACTCGGCGTAAGTGTCCCATTGGTTCTTGACCGGCACGGCGGGGCGCGGGGTGAAGGGCGTCTTCTTGAACCCTGCGGGCGGCTTGGGCGGTTCCTTGGGGCATGGTCCGGCATGTTCGTAGATGCTGCGGCCGTCCGGGCCTTTCCCGAACCACAGAACATCCTCCCCGGGGAAGATGTCAAATTTGCACTTGCGGCACTTGCAGGCGAATTTGGCTTTGTATTTCTTTGGCATCGGCCCCTCCATTAAAACTGAAATATCTCCACTTCCGCATGGGCGACAATGCCGCCCAAGTCACACAAGCCCTTCCTCAAGGCCAGGTCGTCGTGGCCCTGGTTCAGTTCGCCGGCGCGGTAGATCGCATCGACCGCCAAGACGATGGGGTAGGCCAACCAACCGTAGCCCTTGGGCAGGAACCTTTGAAAGATGTCCGTGGCCGCGTAGGACCACCCTTCCAGTTCCAGGGCGTGTCCCCAGGGCAGATCTTGGGAGGATAGGGGTATGGGCCCCATCAGCAGGGAAACGCCCGTCAGAGCGGGCGCCCAGTTCAATTTCGGCTCGGTCTGGGCGGCCTGAAGGGCGGCCGACAAGAGCCAGGCCAGCAGGGCGATCTTCAAGGTTCTCATGGCCGCCTCCTTTCAGGGTTTGGCGTATTTGATCCCATCGTCGAAGCCGCCCACGTGGCCGTCCAGGTAGGCGTCCGCGTAGGCGAAAAAGGTGTCCGAGGTATCGGGCCTCTGTTTGCGCTCGAGGTAGAGGAAATATCGGTCCACCAGGTCCTGTTTGTTGAACCCGGGTATCCCGTGGGCGGCGTTGAAGAACTGCTGGATGTGCGACGGATAGATCGGCATAGCTACCTCCCCCAACAGACCGGGCAAAGGCCCGAATGGTTTTTCCAGAACTCTTCCGAACAAAGGTGTTTGCAACCAAAACATTCTTCCTGCGGCTGGCCTTCCCGGGCGATCAAGACCGCGTTCCAACAGGCGGCGTGGCAGGCCTTGTGGCCATAACCCACTTCAATGGCCTGGCCCGGCTCGATGGCCTGGTGGCAGAGGGGCACCAGCCTTTGTATTGCGCGATCTTGGTCACGGTTCCCCTTTCCGCCCTCGCGGGTCCAACTTAGGATATTTGTATCTTACGATATTTATATCTCAATAGCAAGCAAAAAAATATCAGTCCTGTTTTTTGAGCAATTGCCAGGGTTCCACCTTGGCCAGGGGGGTCGAGAGGGCCTTGGCGATCTTTTCGAGATTTTCGAGGGTGGGGTTGGCCTTCGATTCGGGATGGCAATAGCCCCAGAACAAACGCAAGCCCATTTGGGCGTTCCGGGCGATCTCGCTTTGGCTGCGGTCCCCCATGAAACGGATGATGTTCTCGGCTAGAATTTTCTTTTGCGTGACGCTCATGGGGCGGGGCTTTAAGGAATTTTGAGGCATTTAAAATAGCCTTTTACGTGTTCTTTAGCAATAGGGGCTTGAAACGATACAGACATCTTAAGTAATTTATATCTTAAGTCAAGGGGAAATGGCATGCCAAAGAACTGGAGTTTTTACGTCAAGCTCGGGATCATTTATTTTTGTTGGACTTCCGGCAGCACACTATCAAGGATATTCAGGGAAGACCCGGATGGACATTGGGGAAGAGCGTTGCTTTCGCTCCTGTTCTTTGTCTTCAGTTTTTTGTTCTTCGTTTATTGGTTCACCGAAAGGCCGAACGAGGAAAAACCGGCTTCGGTCCGCGGGTTGTTTACCATAATCTTGATGTTGGCTTATTGGGGTTTTGGGATCGCCATGTTCTTAATGACCGTCGGGTGGATCTGGAGGCATTTGTGAAGTCGCAGGTAATTTAAAAGGAGAAACCGATGAAAAAAATACTGCTTTCGTTGTTCTTGGTCTGGCACATGCAAGGGTTCAAAAGCCTGGATAGCTTGGGCAAGGGCCTTCAGGAGATCCAACGGACCAACCACATCGTCCAAATGGACATCAAACAGATGGACGCCTACCCATACGGTTCAGGTTCCGAAAACACAATGGTCTTTGGGAAGGATGCGGGTCCCGGCCAGCGTCATGAGGTTTTCTATCTTTTGATGTGGGCCGAAGAAGGTCAATGACCAGCGACCTTCGAAAAATCTTTTTCGCCTTCGGGGTCTTCTCTATTTTATTCGCGGGTTATTTCTTGTGGCGTGACGGGGTGGACGAGGCACCGATGGGTCTATTCGGGATCGGGGCTTTGTTCATCTGGGGGGCATTCAGCAAGGCGGACTGAACCTCTACGGCGTTTCCCGCTTCTTCACGATCGTCTTGCCGGGCGGGTCGAAGGGAAACACGGCCAAGGCCACGCCAAAGTTCCAGTTACCCAGTTCGGCGTAGGGCGTGTGGAACCCGGCGATCATGTCCAGGTTGCCCGACCGCAGGTCCGGGCCCAGCAATATCCCGGCCCGGGTGGCCGTCTGGTGGAAGAGGTCGGCGGGGATCTCCGCCAAGGCCGAAACGCCCAGGTCCGGGCCGATAAAGGCAAGCCGGGCCCCGACCGTGGGCAAAAGAGGATCATGGGCCCATTCGATGCCCACGTGGGGGTCGAAGACCAGGCCGAAATCCTCGGGGTCGATCTTCGCGCCTTTGCCGTCCCCCAAGGGCGTCACCTTCACCGAGGCGTCCGGGCTTTTGCGGAGCGTGACCTGGTGGCCGGACGGATCCAGGTAGGTCAACTTCGACGGGGTGCTTTCCACTTCCCCACTCACGGCGGTGACCGGGCCCCGGCCGAGGGTGAACAATCCCCCTACGGCATCCGACAGGCGCAGAATGACGGTCACCACGATGACCAGGGCGATCAAGGCCAAGCCAACGCGCCAGTGGTCCTCCAGGCCCAAAAAGAAAACCCAGAGCTTGCGATACCAGGGTGTCGGCGCCGGCGGCGGGGTGGGGACGCCTTCGGGGTTGGTGTGGTCCGTGTCGGGGGTCGTCATAGGGCCCTGACCTTCGAGGCCATGGAACCCTTGGGGCCTTGCTTGGGTTCGAATTCCACCTCCTGGCCTTCCTCCAAGGTGCGAAAGCCGATGGCGTCAATGGAAGTGTGGTGGACGAAATAATCGGTCCCGTCTTGGCCGGCGATAAAACCGAAACCTTTCTTGGGGTCGAACCACTTCACGGTACCCTTCGTCATGCCATCCTCTTTCTCGTCAGCGTTTTCAAGTCTTCCAAGGTGCCGTCGAAATAATCCAGGTCCACGGTGCCTTGAATGCCATCCACCTTCCCCGCGGGGTCATACTGCCAAAAGTTCCACGTCCTCCAGGGCGGCGGGATCCGTCCCGGTTCGGACGAATACCTCGCCAAGGCCAAGGGGTACTCGGCCAACTCGGGCGCCAGGGGCAGGAAGGCCTCCACGAAGAAGTTCGTGGTGTAGATGACCGCCTTATAGCCCGTGTTGCGCTCGACCTGGTGAAGCCATTCGAGGACCATCATGAGGTTGTCCTGCTTGCTGTTGACCGCCCAATCCTCCTGGGTACCCGGGCCCTGCTTGATGGGCTCCAGGTCCAGCATGGGGAAAAGGGCGTCCTTCGACCAATGTTCCATGGCGATGAAACTGTTGATCTGGCCCTGCAGGTTCTCGAGGGGCCGCATGAAATGGTACATGCCCAGAACGATCTGGGTGCCGATGGCGCCCTGTTCGTTGTGGTTGAAAAGGGCGTCGACGTTCCGTTTCTTCGGGCCGGTCAGGCCCATGCCCATGCCGTCGGTGGCCTTGAGGATGGCGAACTTCTTGCCCGCGGCCGCCACTCTGGGCCAGTCGATCAGGCCTTGGTAATGTGAAACATCGACGCCTTCGATCATCCGCCTTTGTCCTCTCCGGGGGCCAACAAGGCGTTCTTTTCGCTCGAACCCTTGGAAGACCCGAAGAAGTAACCGACCAGGATCATGAAGGAATCCTCGACCGTGCGAACCACGTTGTCGAACATGGCCCGGTTATCGGCGGGGACCACCAAGGTACCGACCTCCACTAGGCAACGGGCAAAGAGCCAGATGATAAGGGCGGCCAACAGGTATTGGAAAAGGTCCTTGAGGAACCTTTCCCAGTTGATGCCGCCTTCCGGCTTGAAGAATTCGGGTTTCTTGAACACCAAGAGCAAGAAAGCCCCCAGCAAGACCGCCACCGTCAAGAACGAATAAAGCCCCATCGGGCTCTCCTTTTGCTCGGTTTTTGAGGCGGGCCTTAGTTCAGGCCCAGTAAGAACTTCACCACCGCGCCTACGGCCGGGATGTGGGCCACGATCATCAGCGCCCCCACGCCCGCGACGGCCCCGGCGATCAGGGCCGTCTTGTTGTCTTTGATCCATGTCAGCATGTCTGCCTCCTGAGAAAGATTTAGTGCGTTGGCGGGGTCCCGAAATAGATCAGGCCCGCCAAGAACTTCAAGATCAACCCAAAGATCAGGGCCCCCACGAAAGCGAAGGTCCACCGGCCGAACCGGGCGGCCACCTTTTCCAGCCACCGTTCCACCCCCAAGGCCACCCCTTCGCGGGCGATCTTGGCCATTTCCTCGGGGCCCAGAGTTTCGTAGATCTTCCGGACCGTCTCGGTGTGGGGTGTTTCGTGGGGGTCGATCACTTGGCCGCCTCCGGGGTGTGGTGCGCGGCCCAGATCCGAGCCCGCTGATAGTTCTGCCATTCGTTGTTCAGAAGCATGCCCAAGACCAAGGCGAAGGCCACCCACAGGGCCATGTAGCGGGTCTTCAAGGGGAGCTTGTGGTAAAGCTTGGCCCCTTTGAGGAAGAGGGGCAGGAAGAACTCGGCGATCTTGAGGATCATGGTTTCTCTTTCTTTGGTCCTTCCGCTCATCGGGGCGGAGAACTGAATTGGGCTTCGTTCAAGGCGGCGATCACGGCATGTCCGTCGTCATTCGGGTGGATGTGGTCCGTGCTGTAATATTCCGTGTGTCCTTGCATGGCCGTATAAACATCGGCCACAAAAACATAATTAAGATCCACCGCGATCTCGGGGATGCGGGCGTTATAAGCCGCCAGGCAACCCTCGTAGTCGTCCCATCCAGCGAAATGGGATGGTCCATCCCCGTTATTGGTGATGTCGGGGATGGTGTCCAAAACGCAGATCATCCCCGAATGGTGCGCCCGAAAGGTGGTGATGATCGTTTCCAGGTTCGCCTTGAAGTTGTAGGAGTGGGCCTGGCAGTCCGAAAGGTTCGAATAATAGGAACCGGCCGGCCCTTTGTGCGGATCCAACGCGCTCCAGGCGGCGGCATAGGGTTGCCGAAGGTCGTTCACCCCGAACATGACGCCGATACGCGGGACATTCAAAGAGGATGTATTGGCGTCGTTGGTCGAAAGTGATTCGCCGATATAGTCGTCGGTCCCGTACCCCCCATAGCCGAAATTGGACTGGGCCGTTTCGGGATACCAAATATCGAGGACTGCCGTTTCGAGCCACGCAAAACCATTGGTGATGGTCGAGGCACCATTGCCGCCGGTGTAACTGTCCCCGATGGCCAGAAAGACCAGTGTGGCGGCCGGGGCTGGCGTTTGCGTCGGGGCAATGCCCGGGGTGGATGTGGGCGTCAAGGTCGGGGTAAGCGTCAAGGTCGCGGTCGGGTATATCCCCGCGCGCAGGTCCATGGGCGTGACGCCGCCGCCCCGGCAGCCTGGGGCCAACAAGAAGAGGATGGGCAGGTATTTAACGATCTTCATGTTCCGCCGTGGATGCGGCCCGGTCCTGCAATATTTGCTTGAGGGCCGCCTTGATGGTGGACACGTCGAAGCGTTTCTCGAAAGCCACGACAACGCTCCCCATATCGTCGTCATAATCCCGGCCCGTCATGCCGTATTGCTTCCCGCTTTCTTGGTAAAGAAGGACTTCGTCGTGTCGTTTGACCCGCACGTCCACGACCGCCCAATGGGACACGGCTTGCGTTTTTTCGTCCTTGGTGTCGAAGGCGGAAAGGACGGTCATAAGAAAGACCGGTTTCCCCTGGACCACTTTCTCTTTGGCCCAACCGACCGACGCGCCCGCCAAGAACAACAGGATCAAAAGATTTTTCACGTGTGCCTCCTTATGGCATCAAATAGATGTAGGTTCCAATGGTCGTCGCGGCGGAAATGCCGGTGATGGTCACCGAAGCGAACTTGGAAGGGGCCGCGAAGTTGAGCATCGTGGCGGCCCCGGCTCCGGTGATGGTGACCGCCCCGACGGCGATCGGGAAAGCGGATCCCAAGAGGCCTCCGTTGATGGTCGCGGTCACCGCC
This window of the bacterium genome carries:
- a CDS encoding site-specific integrase, encoding MADYTLFDILRLEPYALFLSTRRCENTRENYGRALLTFHRWLTDRRLKPCEVRSLHLAQFINAMKGRYSGASLIRYSYTLMSFYGYLYAIEAIPKDPSPVLLTLGLRRPQRNPRPLPDAVQAKLVKGLKWSDLMDSRASCLILLGLYEGLRRGEIQALEWAKISLEGGYFDVKGKGDKWRRMPMHPKVKTGLYVLWCHSRYHYGLFESRYVFRPFKNRQDRPMSDIGVQMLFDRAKKHAGLAGVPFTIHSLRHTFASRYAEKEGNPYILQKLLGHDDITTSQAYVKISQNQAELAYHRVFVEQDQNLSRAM
- a CDS encoding YqaJ viral recombinase family protein, with product MTYRIIRCLDKADWLERRKAVVTSTEISALFGCNPYLTAAQLWAQKKSLIFPERRVSPAMQAGLDLEASIAQRVARAKGWDAKPFPTWMFAQRDDYRAGSSFDWAVKDQWGVCPLEVKKIHWGAMGKYWRCEGNRVTQTSDYVKLQLQYQMWICGFPRIKLAVLCGEGWYLWGEFLPDPFIQRQFEDKLTAFWASQAKGIPPEGATRTRVWRLYLAQKTAQKVA
- a CDS encoding cold-shock protein: MTKGTVKWFDPKKGFGFIAGQDGTDYFVHHTSIDAIGFRTLEEGQEVEFEPKQGPKGSMASKVRAL
- a CDS encoding glycoside hydrolase family 25 protein, coding for MIEGVDVSHYQGLIDWPRVAAAGKKFAILKATDGMGMGLTGPKKRNVDALFNHNEQGAIGTQIVLGMYHFMRPLENLQGQINSFIAMEHWSKDALFPMLDLEPIKQGPGTQEDWAVNSKQDNLMMVLEWLHQVERNTGYKAVIYTTNFFVEAFLPLAPELAEYPLALARYSSEPGRIPPPWRTWNFWQYDPAGKVDGIQGTVDLDYFDGTLEDLKTLTRKRMA
- a CDS encoding SGNH/GDSL hydrolase family protein encodes the protein MKIVKYLPILFLLAPGCRGGGVTPMDLRAGIYPTATLTLTPTLTPTSTPGIAPTQTPAPAATLVFLAIGDSYTGGNGASTITNGFAWLETAVLDIWYPETAQSNFGYGGYGTDDYIGESLSTNDANTSSLNVPRIGVMFGVNDLRQPYAAAWSALDPHKGPAGSYYSNLSDCQAHSYNFKANLETIITTFRAHHSGMICVLDTIPDITNNGDGPSHFAGWDDYEGCLAAYNARIPEIAVDLNYVFVADVYTAMQGHTEYYSTDHIHPNDDGHAVIAALNEAQFSSPPR